In Candidatus Poribacteria bacterium, a genomic segment contains:
- a CDS encoding site-specific DNA-methyltransferase: MPKHRLYYGDNITILEKYVPDESINLIYIDPPFNTGKLQQRTEIQVEPDAQGDRVGFQGRTYRTHKGKTTHYTDKFESSDAYLQFLRPRFEEAYRVLHPHGSFFLHIDYREGHYCKIMLDEIFGRESFINEIIWAYDYGGRSKLKWPAKHDNILWYAKTPKHYTFNFDEMDRIPYMAPGLVGKAKAARGKTPTDVWWHTIVSTSGSEKTGYPTQKPLGILNRIVKVHSTPGDTLLDFFAGSGTFGEAAALHNCSSILVDNNIPAIKEIMKRLAFYGVELANADYEALHAYQME, from the coding sequence ATGCCTAAACATCGTCTCTATTATGGGGATAACATTACCATTCTTGAAAAATATGTTCCTGATGAGAGTATCAATCTGATTTATATTGATCCACCGTTTAATACTGGAAAACTCCAACAGCGCACGGAGATCCAGGTTGAACCAGATGCCCAAGGCGACCGAGTCGGTTTCCAAGGCAGGACGTACCGAACCCACAAAGGCAAAACCACACACTACACTGATAAGTTTGAAAGTTCGGATGCCTATTTGCAGTTTTTACGACCTCGTTTTGAAGAGGCATATCGTGTGCTGCATCCGCACGGCAGTTTCTTTCTCCATATTGATTACCGAGAGGGACATTATTGTAAGATAATGCTTGATGAAATTTTCGGACGAGAGTCGTTTATCAACGAGATTATCTGGGCTTACGATTACGGCGGTAGATCCAAGTTGAAGTGGCCCGCGAAACACGATAACATCTTGTGGTATGCTAAAACACCGAAGCATTACACTTTCAATTTCGATGAGATGGATAGAATACCGTATATGGCACCCGGATTGGTCGGCAAAGCGAAGGCAGCGCGTGGCAAAACGCCAACCGATGTTTGGTGGCATACCATCGTCAGTACCAGTGGGAGTGAAAAAACAGGCTATCCGACACAAAAGCCTCTCGGCATTCTGAATCGCATCGTCAAGGTGCATTCAACACCGGGTGATACCCTTTTGGATTTTTTTGCTGGCAGTGGGACATTTGGAGAAGCCGCAGCACTGCACAATTGTTCCTCAATTCTGGTTGATAACAACATCCCCGCGATCAAAGAAATCATGAAGAGATTAGCGTTCTATGGCGTTGAGCTTGCCAATGCTGATTATGAGGCATTGCACGCCTATCAAATGGAGTAA
- a CDS encoding ABC transporter ATP-binding protein, producing the protein MIKTLSLTKYFGKLCAVDELTLEVDAGEIFGFLGPNGAGKTTTINMLTGLLRPTSGTATLGGYDIQKQSLQAKAILGLMPDTPQLYEALSGRQFVRMIADLYEVPPEQAENEMGILLEQLELTDAADDQIKGYSYGMQKKILLISVLVHHPQILFLDEPTSGLDPRSARTVREILRERCEQGSTVFMTTHILEIAERICDRVGIISKGQLIAVGTLEELQQKKQEDCKQPADGSQHQTETLEDIFLDLTADT; encoded by the coding sequence ATGATTAAAACCTTAAGCTTAACTAAATATTTTGGTAAGTTGTGCGCTGTAGATGAACTGACACTTGAGGTAGATGCCGGTGAAATATTTGGATTTCTTGGACCCAATGGTGCAGGAAAGACGACAACAATCAATATGCTGACGGGTTTGCTCCGCCCTACATCTGGCACCGCAACGCTTGGCGGGTATGACATTCAGAAGCAAAGTTTACAGGCGAAAGCGATTCTCGGACTGATGCCGGATACGCCACAACTTTATGAAGCGTTAAGCGGTAGACAGTTTGTCCGTATGATAGCGGATTTATATGAGGTGCCACCGGAGCAAGCCGAAAATGAGATGGGTATACTACTTGAGCAGCTTGAACTTACCGATGCCGCTGACGATCAGATTAAGGGATATTCTTACGGCATGCAGAAGAAAATCCTGCTCATCTCGGTGCTTGTGCATCACCCGCAAATTCTTTTTCTTGATGAACCCACCAGTGGTCTGGATCCAAGGAGTGCTCGCACTGTCAGGGAGATTTTGCGCGAACGCTGTGAACAGGGTTCTACTGTATTCATGACGACACATATCCTTGAAATTGCTGAACGTATCTGTGACCGAGTTGGCATTATCAGTAAAGGTCAACTTATTGCCGTTGGAACCCTTGAAGAATTGCAACAAAAGAAGCAGGAGGACTGCAAACAACCTGCCGATGGCAGCCAGCACCAGACGGAAACGCTGGAGGACATTTTTCTTGATTTGACAGCAGATACCTAA
- a CDS encoding Gfo/Idh/MocA family oxidoreductase, giving the protein MKRTCLMIGGSGMAGGWINNFTTNFDDRIEIVGLADVNTDVLTAQGEALGLSTSQLFTDFNEACATVKADFCGIAVPPQFHSPAAIAAMENGMPVICEKPIADTLDAAKAMVRTAQQTGLPCAIIQNYRYADNKQELIRIRDEGRLGRLQHIVGRYACDYRRYLSWGRAWRHDMDFGLLFEGSVHHLDMLRFLSGGDCETLIGFGWNPEWSSFQHYSSGFYMMRMDNGVHTSYEGNSSAAGIVNCWNHEHYRAEFEEGAVEIAGGNQMTIHRVGGETEVYEAPGIPYQAHQHLFDEFLNWLDGGEPSDTRVEDNIKSFVLVIAAMETTLDGQPKQIADYLGDLEL; this is encoded by the coding sequence ATGAAACGAACATGTTTAATGATTGGTGGCAGTGGCATGGCTGGGGGCTGGATCAACAATTTCACGACTAATTTCGACGATCGAATCGAAATTGTCGGTTTAGCAGATGTGAATACGGATGTCCTCACAGCACAGGGCGAAGCGTTAGGACTTAGCACCTCACAACTCTTCACAGACTTTAACGAGGCGTGTGCAACCGTCAAGGCAGACTTCTGTGGCATTGCTGTTCCACCACAATTCCATAGCCCCGCCGCGATTGCCGCTATGGAAAACGGGATGCCCGTTATTTGCGAAAAACCGATTGCCGATACTTTAGATGCAGCAAAGGCGATGGTGCGCACTGCTCAACAGACGGGGTTGCCGTGTGCTATTATCCAAAACTATCGTTATGCTGATAATAAGCAGGAATTGATTCGTATCCGTGATGAAGGCAGATTGGGACGACTTCAGCATATTGTCGGTCGATACGCGTGCGATTACCGTCGTTATCTCTCATGGGGCAGGGCATGGCGACACGATATGGATTTCGGGCTTCTTTTTGAAGGTTCCGTCCATCACCTTGATATGCTTCGGTTCCTCTCCGGTGGTGATTGTGAAACCCTGATCGGGTTTGGATGGAATCCCGAATGGTCGAGTTTCCAACATTACTCCAGCGGGTTCTATATGATGCGGATGGACAACGGGGTCCATACCTCTTATGAAGGCAACAGTTCAGCAGCTGGTATCGTCAACTGTTGGAATCACGAACACTATCGCGCCGAGTTTGAAGAAGGTGCCGTCGAAATCGCAGGTGGAAACCAGATGACGATCCATCGTGTCGGTGGTGAAACGGAAGTCTATGAGGCACCGGGAATCCCCTATCAAGCGCATCAGCACCTGTTTGATGAATTCCTGAATTGGCTTGACGGTGGCGAACCTTCTGATACGCGGGTTGAAGACAACATCAAAAGTTTCGTACTTGTTATCGCCGCGATGGAGACAACCCTTGATGGACAACCGAAGCAGATCGCCGATTACCTGGGTGATTTGGAACTCTAA
- a CDS encoding PspA/IM30 family protein, translating to MKRIKEISEQVRENISQFLEAVDGAESSLDKAIVDMKERLAEAKELVATAIAEEQRLKHAYQEAIASAKVCGEKADAALQNRDMARVKEARQRKQQQLDIADGYKCQIVAQEAVVVSLKTALHEFYQQFQNAAVRAETLSHRQKQAETRAELHKLIAAAENTISTAFEQAEQKLKTAEEKAEIWRNRERSDATEVEKNVNDSDLDQALAELKNDVLSSNEK from the coding sequence ATGAAAAGAATCAAAGAGATTTCAGAGCAGGTTCGGGAGAACATAAGCCAGTTTCTGGAGGCAGTAGATGGTGCTGAATCGTCTCTTGATAAAGCCATCGTTGACATGAAAGAGCGGCTCGCTGAGGCAAAAGAACTCGTCGCTACGGCGATTGCGGAAGAGCAGAGGCTCAAACACGCTTATCAGGAGGCTATTGCTTCCGCTAAGGTATGCGGTGAGAAGGCGGACGCTGCTTTGCAAAATCGAGACATGGCACGTGTAAAAGAGGCACGACAACGCAAGCAACAGCAATTGGATATTGCAGACGGCTATAAATGTCAGATTGTTGCGCAGGAAGCGGTTGTAGTATCTCTCAAAACAGCACTCCACGAATTTTATCAGCAGTTCCAGAACGCAGCGGTGCGAGCCGAAACGCTATCTCACCGTCAAAAACAGGCGGAGACACGTGCTGAACTCCATAAGTTAATTGCAGCAGCGGAAAATACGATTTCTACCGCTTTTGAACAGGCGGAACAGAAATTGAAAACGGCGGAAGAGAAAGCAGAAATTTGGCGGAACCGAGAGCGTAGCGATGCCACTGAAGTGGAAAAAAATGTAAACGATTCCGACCTCGACCAAGCACTGGCAGAACTTAAAAACGATGTCTTGAGCAGTAATGAAAAGTGA
- a CDS encoding gamma carbonic anhydrase family protein translates to MLIEYQGIMPDVHPSVFVAPGAMIIGDVTIGEESSIWFNSVLRGDLEPIRIGCRTNVQDGAVIHMDKEIPCLIGDDVTIGHGAILHSCTIGNGALIGMGAILLTGSVIGENAVVAAGALVREGQEIPSGTVAMGVPAKVSREATEAELERVRRGKDDYVERGKLML, encoded by the coding sequence ATGTTGATAGAATATCAAGGCATAATGCCAGATGTACATCCTTCTGTTTTCGTTGCTCCAGGGGCGATGATTATTGGCGATGTAACAATTGGTGAAGAGTCGAGTATCTGGTTTAACAGTGTGCTCCGTGGAGATTTAGAACCGATCCGAATCGGGTGTCGCACCAACGTTCAAGACGGTGCAGTCATACACATGGACAAAGAGATTCCGTGTCTCATCGGTGATGATGTCACCATCGGACACGGTGCTATTCTCCATAGCTGCACCATTGGCAACGGTGCCCTGATTGGCATGGGAGCGATTCTCCTGACAGGTTCAGTGATTGGCGAAAATGCCGTTGTCGCAGCGGGTGCCCTTGTCCGTGAAGGGCAGGAAATCCCGTCGGGTACCGTTGCCATGGGAGTACCGGCAAAAGTGAGCCGTGAGGCTACCGAGGCAGAACTTGAGCGTGTTCGACGTGGTAAAGACGATTATGTTGAACGTGGCAAACTGATGCTTTAA